From the Alkalibacter rhizosphaerae genome, one window contains:
- a CDS encoding Mbeg1-like protein, translating to MNLLDYVQWRKDIKFEYDPMNELDAAVFTMISYVNWNGIVGTTGDSHRYITLHHAANLFQKRKQQLGNDYQPNSSYDKNVLNLLSMIADSPRFGSVGLAYFEEKIDYDNSQQFAALTFFLLEHDIFHRTPRFVVTYRGTDNKWVGWKEDFQTFYKEKIPAQDSAEIYLKKVLSMESSTFALAGHSKGGHLSVYSATKIGAGDQDRLQKIYSFDGLGFNFSVLDRKDFQPVEDRILHFMPEDTIVGKFFPLLGKTIVVDSEGKMFDQHNPFRWMISPNGFVEGKLSEFSKMNEKIIQSWVGEMDLEERRILLDGLFDMLGASNGTLKPDATKDTLGLWKELKNKKPELDPQTQEVLEEKFDSLKRIVKKYIGRALKSKLPWRKKKNLKEKSENSLDTNRD from the coding sequence ATGAACCTATTGGATTATGTGCAATGGCGCAAGGATATCAAATTCGAGTACGACCCCATGAATGAACTGGATGCAGCCGTCTTTACCATGATCAGCTATGTCAACTGGAACGGAATCGTGGGAACGACGGGCGACAGCCATCGCTACATCACACTTCATCACGCCGCAAACCTGTTTCAAAAACGAAAACAGCAACTGGGAAATGACTACCAGCCAAATTCCTCCTACGACAAAAATGTATTGAATCTTCTGTCCATGATCGCCGATTCTCCGCGGTTCGGATCCGTTGGTTTGGCTTATTTTGAAGAAAAAATCGATTATGACAACAGCCAGCAATTTGCCGCCTTGACATTTTTTCTTCTGGAACATGATATTTTCCATCGAACGCCCCGATTCGTGGTCACCTACCGTGGGACCGACAACAAATGGGTAGGCTGGAAGGAAGACTTCCAAACCTTTTACAAGGAAAAGATCCCTGCCCAAGATTCTGCAGAGATCTATCTGAAAAAGGTCTTATCCATGGAATCCAGCACCTTTGCCCTAGCCGGTCATTCCAAAGGCGGTCACTTGTCCGTCTACTCTGCCACGAAAATCGGTGCCGGCGATCAAGATCGACTTCAAAAAATCTACAGTTTCGACGGCTTGGGATTCAACTTCAGCGTATTGGACCGAAAGGATTTTCAACCAGTGGAAGACCGGATCCTTCACTTCATGCCGGAAGACACCATCGTCGGGAAGTTCTTCCCCCTTCTCGGCAAAACCATCGTTGTCGATTCGGAGGGAAAAATGTTCGACCAGCACAATCCTTTTCGCTGGATGATCTCTCCAAACGGATTTGTGGAAGGCAAGCTGAGTGAATTCTCCAAGATGAATGAAAAGATCATTCAATCCTGGGTGGGAGAAATGGACCTGGAAGAACGCCGGATCCTCCTGGATGGACTGTTCGACATGCTTGGTGCATCCAACGGGACCTTGAAACCGGACGCTACCAAAGATACCCTCGGACTCTGGAAGGAATTGAAAAACAAAAAACCGGAGTTGGATCCACAGACCCAGGAAGTATTGGAAGAAAAATTCGACTCCCTGAAAAGGATCGTTAAGAAATACATCGGCAGAGCTTTAAAAAGCAAATTGCCATGGCGAAAGAAAAAAAACCTCAAAGAGAAGTCCGAAAACTCTCTTGACACGAACCGTGACTAA
- a CDS encoding class I SAM-dependent methyltransferase: MLTKADELEIYNSHNNSMEDPGYVAFLKAFIENAILPFAPDQKRGFDFGSGPEPVLAQLLERDYGYKMDIYDYYYSPWRSYENKKYDLVSSTEVVEHLKDPLTAFRLLKSLLNRDGILAVMTHFHPNDPQSFAGWHYIRDRTHISFYTPKTMEYIAEEVGLRIRYTDDIRYTTFTLK, translated from the coding sequence TTGCTGACCAAAGCAGACGAGCTTGAAATCTATAACAGCCACAACAATTCCATGGAAGATCCTGGATATGTTGCTTTTTTGAAAGCCTTCATTGAAAATGCAATCCTGCCCTTTGCACCCGACCAGAAAAGAGGATTTGATTTCGGCAGCGGCCCGGAACCAGTCCTGGCACAATTGCTGGAGCGTGACTACGGATACAAGATGGATATCTATGACTACTATTACTCCCCTTGGAGATCCTATGAAAATAAAAAATACGATCTGGTCAGCAGCACGGAAGTCGTGGAACACTTGAAAGATCCACTGACCGCTTTTCGGCTCCTCAAAAGCTTGTTGAATAGAGACGGCATCCTGGCCGTCATGACCCACTTTCACCCAAACGATCCCCAAAGCTTTGCCGGTTGGCACTACATTCGAGACCGCACCCACATTTCCTTTTATACTCCCAAAACCATGGAATACATTGCTGAAGAAGTCGGACTTCGTATCCGGTACACCGACGACATTCGATATACTACTTTCACATTGAAGTGA
- a CDS encoding MGDG synthase family glycosyltransferase has translation MKILFLPILQIPTGHHAVADSLISSIKKRRDNIECSKVDVFSYANPSLEKFLRSTYLRWIRRFPNSYGRIYLDTMHASRRDKTFGVLKIFAKHMKRLLEEEKPDLIVCTSSIPSHILEILLDTGYTTAPIVNVYTDFWMNNLWGITYADYHLVTDQTFKETVLKVGPKEPSRVYVTGIPVDERYMEPKPVEQNKLQPEILVSGGSMGLVGAKKVVQQIESMSGHGYSVTALCGRNKKLYENISHSNTDVKPIPYIHSSEAMNRLYDRCGAIITKPGGVTMSECLHKRLPAFIHGELPGQEEVNKNYLMERGLVHSLDWNQPLIQQLDRFFLDDEEVQAWRKRVDEYLAEIEMPYWEAMLKIIDEVEKG, from the coding sequence ATGAAGATTTTATTTCTACCGATTCTCCAAATCCCAACAGGTCATCATGCTGTGGCCGACTCCCTGATTAGTTCTATCAAAAAGCGGCGGGACAATATCGAATGTTCCAAAGTGGATGTTTTTTCCTATGCCAATCCGTCCCTTGAAAAATTTCTACGATCCACCTATCTGCGCTGGATTCGACGTTTCCCCAACTCTTATGGTCGGATCTATTTGGACACCATGCATGCATCCCGCAGGGATAAAACCTTTGGGGTGCTGAAAATATTTGCAAAACACATGAAGCGGTTGCTGGAGGAAGAAAAGCCGGATCTGATCGTCTGCACATCCTCCATTCCCTCTCATATTTTGGAGATCCTGTTGGATACGGGTTACACAACAGCTCCCATCGTCAACGTGTATACTGATTTTTGGATGAACAACCTGTGGGGAATAACCTATGCAGACTATCATCTTGTAACGGACCAAACTTTTAAAGAAACGGTGTTGAAGGTTGGTCCCAAAGAACCTTCCAGGGTATATGTTACAGGAATACCAGTGGATGAACGCTATATGGAACCAAAACCTGTGGAGCAGAACAAGCTGCAGCCGGAGATCTTGGTTTCCGGAGGGAGCATGGGGCTGGTTGGCGCCAAAAAAGTGGTCCAGCAGATCGAATCCATGAGCGGTCATGGATATTCCGTTACGGCCCTTTGTGGAAGAAATAAAAAACTGTACGAAAACATCAGCCATTCCAATACGGATGTGAAACCCATACCCTACATTCATTCCAGTGAAGCCATGAACCGGCTCTATGACCGATGCGGCGCCATCATCACCAAACCCGGCGGGGTGACCATGAGCGAATGCCTCCACAAACGGTTGCCTGCTTTTATTCACGGAGAACTGCCGGGACAGGAAGAGGTCAATAAAAACTATTTGATGGAACGTGGACTGGTCCATTCTTTAGACTGGAACCAGCCACTGATTCAACAGCTGGACCGGTTTTTTCTGGATGACGAAGAGGTTCAGGCCTGGCGCAAACGAGTGGATGAGTATCTGGCAGAAATTGAAATGCCTTATTGGGAAGCCATGTTGAAGATCATCGATGAAGTGGAAAAAGGATAA